A single region of the Chrysoperla carnea chromosome 5, inChrCarn1.1, whole genome shotgun sequence genome encodes:
- the LOC123299558 gene encoding microtubule-associated protein RP/EB family member 1 isoform X3 → MAVNVFSTNVTSENLSRHDMLLWVNDCLSASFSKIEELCTGAAYCQFMDMLFPGSVPLKRVKFKTNLEHEYIQNFKVLQAGFKKMGVEKVIPVDKLIKGRFQDNFEFLQWFKKFFDANYDGREYDGFEARGGIPLGSGACEQHHGAVNSYAPPPRAVPQSRQQVAKVQPTRPAVKPISGGNSVSNRGDNGKVEELTHQVGLIEMKLNVDGLEKERDFYFGKLRDIEVLCQENDNEKLPIVQKILEVLYATEEGFVPPEDEVPPAEDEEY, encoded by the exons ATGGCTGTAAATGTATTTTCGACGAATGTGACATCGGAAAATCTGTCAAGGCATGATATGTTGTTATGGGTCAACGATTGTTTATCAGCTAGTTTCAGTAAAATAGAAGAACTATGTACGGGGGCTGCTTATTGTCAATTTATGGACATGTTATTTCCTGGTTCTGTACCATTAAAACGAgtgaaattcaaaacaaatttagaacatgaatatattcaaaattttaaagttttacaagctggatttaaaaaaatgggtgtGGAAAag gtaaTACCAGTAGATAAATTGATAAAAGGCCGTTTTCaagataattttgaatttttacaatggtttaaaaaatttttcgatgcaAATTATGATGGTCGTGAATATGATGGCTTTGAGGCTCGCGGTGGTATACCGTTAGGGTCGGGAGCCTGTGAACAGCATCATGGTGCTGTGAATTCATATGCACCACCGCCTAGAGCTGTCCCACAAAGCCGACAGCAGG tgGCTAAAGTGCAACCAACACGTCCGGCTGTAAAACCAATATCTGGTGGCAACAGTGTGTCAAATAGAGGAGATAACGGAAAAGTAGAAGAATTAACTCATCAGGTTGGC ttaattgaaatgaaattaaatgtgGACGGGCTTGAGAAAGAGAGAGATTTTTACTTTGGAAAATTAAGAGATATTGAAGTGTTATGCCAGGAAAACGATAATGAAAAATTACCTATTGTACAAAAGATTCTTGAAGTACTGTATGCGACTGAG GAAGGATTTGTACCTCCAGAGGACGAAGTACCGCCTGCAGAAGATGAAGAATactaa
- the LOC123299558 gene encoding microtubule-associated protein RP/EB family member 1 isoform X4, which produces MAVNVFSTNVTSENLSRHDMLLWVNDCLSASFSKIEELCTGAAYCQFMDMLFPGSVPLKRVKFKTNLEHEYIQNFKVLQAGFKKMGVEKVIPVDKLIKGRFQDNFEFLQWFKKFFDANYDGREYDGFEARGGIPLGSGACEQHHGAVNSYAPPPRAVPQSRQQVAKVQPTRPAVKPISGGNSVSNRGDNGKVEELTHQLIEMKLNVDGLEKERDFYFGKLRDIEVLCQENDNEKLPIVQKILEVLYATEEGFVPPEDEVPPAEDEEY; this is translated from the exons ATGGCTGTAAATGTATTTTCGACGAATGTGACATCGGAAAATCTGTCAAGGCATGATATGTTGTTATGGGTCAACGATTGTTTATCAGCTAGTTTCAGTAAAATAGAAGAACTATGTACGGGGGCTGCTTATTGTCAATTTATGGACATGTTATTTCCTGGTTCTGTACCATTAAAACGAgtgaaattcaaaacaaatttagaacatgaatatattcaaaattttaaagttttacaagctggatttaaaaaaatgggtgtGGAAAag gtaaTACCAGTAGATAAATTGATAAAAGGCCGTTTTCaagataattttgaatttttacaatggtttaaaaaatttttcgatgcaAATTATGATGGTCGTGAATATGATGGCTTTGAGGCTCGCGGTGGTATACCGTTAGGGTCGGGAGCCTGTGAACAGCATCATGGTGCTGTGAATTCATATGCACCACCGCCTAGAGCTGTCCCACAAAGCCGACAGCAGG tgGCTAAAGTGCAACCAACACGTCCGGCTGTAAAACCAATATCTGGTGGCAACAGTGTGTCAAATAGAGGAGATAACGGAAAAGTAGAAGAATTAACTCATCAG ttaattgaaatgaaattaaatgtgGACGGGCTTGAGAAAGAGAGAGATTTTTACTTTGGAAAATTAAGAGATATTGAAGTGTTATGCCAGGAAAACGATAATGAAAAATTACCTATTGTACAAAAGATTCTTGAAGTACTGTATGCGACTGAG GAAGGATTTGTACCTCCAGAGGACGAAGTACCGCCTGCAGAAGATGAAGAATactaa
- the LOC123299558 gene encoding microtubule-associated protein RP/EB family member 1 isoform X1: MAVNVFSTNVTSENLSRHDMLLWVNDCLSASFSKIEELCTGAAYCQFMDMLFPGSVPLKRVKFKTNLEHEYIQNFKVLQAGFKKMGVEKIVPIDKLVKGRFQDNFEFLQWFKKFFDANYQGNTGYDPVISRGGVQLGSGGANCPRGNSNVHAPRASNTFRQEVKPPAAKAMAKVQPTRPAVKPISGGNSVSNRGDNGKVEELTHQVGLIEMKLNVDGLEKERDFYFGKLRDIEVLCQENDNEKLPIVQKILEVLYATEEGFVPPEDEVPPAEDEEY, from the exons ATGGCTGTAAATGTATTTTCGACGAATGTGACATCGGAAAATCTGTCAAGGCATGATATGTTGTTATGGGTCAACGATTGTTTATCAGCTAGTTTCAGTAAAATAGAAGAACTATGTACGGGGGCTGCTTATTGTCAATTTATGGACATGTTATTTCCTGGTTCTGTACCATTAAAACGAgtgaaattcaaaacaaatttagaacatgaatatattcaaaattttaaagttttacaagctggatttaaaaaaatgggtgtGGAAAag ATAGTACCGattgataaattagtaaaaGGTAGATTTCAAGATAACTTCGAATTTTTAcaatggtttaaaaaatttttcgacgcTAATTACCAAGGTAACACTGGTTACGATCCAGTTATCTCCCGAGGTGGTGTTCAATTAGGTAGCGGTGGTGCCAATTGTCCCCGTGGTAATTCTAATGTACATGCTCCACGTGCATCAAATACGTTCCGTCAAGAAGTCAAACCACCCGCTGCAAAAGcca tgGCTAAAGTGCAACCAACACGTCCGGCTGTAAAACCAATATCTGGTGGCAACAGTGTGTCAAATAGAGGAGATAACGGAAAAGTAGAAGAATTAACTCATCAGGTTGGC ttaattgaaatgaaattaaatgtgGACGGGCTTGAGAAAGAGAGAGATTTTTACTTTGGAAAATTAAGAGATATTGAAGTGTTATGCCAGGAAAACGATAATGAAAAATTACCTATTGTACAAAAGATTCTTGAAGTACTGTATGCGACTGAG GAAGGATTTGTACCTCCAGAGGACGAAGTACCGCCTGCAGAAGATGAAGAATactaa
- the LOC123299558 gene encoding microtubule-associated protein RP/EB family member 1 isoform X2: MAVNVFSTNVTSENLSRHDMLLWVNDCLSASFSKIEELCTGAAYCQFMDMLFPGSVPLKRVKFKTNLEHEYIQNFKVLQAGFKKMGVEKIVPIDKLVKGRFQDNFEFLQWFKKFFDANYQGNTGYDPVISRGGVQLGSGGANCPRGNSNVHAPRASNTFRQEVKPPAAKAMAKVQPTRPAVKPISGGNSVSNRGDNGKVEELTHQLIEMKLNVDGLEKERDFYFGKLRDIEVLCQENDNEKLPIVQKILEVLYATEEGFVPPEDEVPPAEDEEY; the protein is encoded by the exons ATGGCTGTAAATGTATTTTCGACGAATGTGACATCGGAAAATCTGTCAAGGCATGATATGTTGTTATGGGTCAACGATTGTTTATCAGCTAGTTTCAGTAAAATAGAAGAACTATGTACGGGGGCTGCTTATTGTCAATTTATGGACATGTTATTTCCTGGTTCTGTACCATTAAAACGAgtgaaattcaaaacaaatttagaacatgaatatattcaaaattttaaagttttacaagctggatttaaaaaaatgggtgtGGAAAag ATAGTACCGattgataaattagtaaaaGGTAGATTTCAAGATAACTTCGAATTTTTAcaatggtttaaaaaatttttcgacgcTAATTACCAAGGTAACACTGGTTACGATCCAGTTATCTCCCGAGGTGGTGTTCAATTAGGTAGCGGTGGTGCCAATTGTCCCCGTGGTAATTCTAATGTACATGCTCCACGTGCATCAAATACGTTCCGTCAAGAAGTCAAACCACCCGCTGCAAAAGcca tgGCTAAAGTGCAACCAACACGTCCGGCTGTAAAACCAATATCTGGTGGCAACAGTGTGTCAAATAGAGGAGATAACGGAAAAGTAGAAGAATTAACTCATCAG ttaattgaaatgaaattaaatgtgGACGGGCTTGAGAAAGAGAGAGATTTTTACTTTGGAAAATTAAGAGATATTGAAGTGTTATGCCAGGAAAACGATAATGAAAAATTACCTATTGTACAAAAGATTCTTGAAGTACTGTATGCGACTGAG GAAGGATTTGTACCTCCAGAGGACGAAGTACCGCCTGCAGAAGATGAAGAATactaa
- the LOC123300181 gene encoding spliceosome-associated protein CWC27 homolog, whose translation MSNIYIQEPPTSGKVLLKTTVGDIDVELWTREAPKACRNFIQLCLEGYYNGTIFHRVVKGFIVQGGDPNGDGTGGESIYGEPFKDEFHTRLRFTRRGLLAMANAGKDDNASQFFFTMGATPELQNKHTIFGKVTGETIYNMLKLEDGLIDHDERPQYPNKILKTEVLLNPFKDIVPRVTEQKENKEKSQKKEKKTGVKNFKLLSFGEEAEEDEELASVANEKFSGKSKSTHDLLDDPKLSSLPAVETDDDKKRDISEVELHQEELENIRKKLKGSDGKKPKSSKSSTKIDVEEKDEEEDDEEEEEEYYFGKDRHDEKKKKMENIRKEIRDLKKDFQDNKKKHVEEKQKTETERTKRSETLQDYDDTIVKYAEKQKTLPKKGASREEFTLQLLKKFQQKLGAAKEKVGENDDAQTKPLDDEDEENEDDTWLAHKLSFADNVPVLARDANTKDDAWYDLNDPRNPINKRRREESKKMLHKKGGSGSGSSSGHSRHRR comes from the exons atgagtAATATTTACATACAAGAGCCTCCGACATCTGGAAAA GTCTTACTAAAAACCACAGTAGGTGACATTGATGTAGAATTATGGACACGAGAGGCTCCAAAAGCATgcagaaattttattcaattatgttTAGAAGGATACTATAATGGAACGATATTCCATCGTGTTGTTAAAGGATTCATTGTTCAAGGTGGTGATCCAAATGGAGATGGAACAGGCGGTGAATCCATTTATGGAGAACCATTTAAG GATGAATTCCATACACGTTTACGATTTACTCGCCGTGGATTGTTGGCAATGGCGAATGCTGGTAAAGATGATAATGCTTCACAGTTTTTTTTCACAATGGGTGCAACACCTGAATTACAGAATAAGCATACGATTTTTGGCAAAGTCACAGGCGAGACTATTTATAATATGCTAAAATTAGAAGATGGGCTTATTGATCACGATGAAAGACCACaatatccaaataaaattttaaaaacagaagTTCTGTTAAATCCTTTTAAAGATATTGTACCAAGAGTTACCGAGCAAAAAGAAAATAAGGAGAAGAGTCAGAAAAAGGAGAAAAAAACAGGGgtgaa aaatttcaaattactATCGTTTGGAGAAGAGGCTGAAGAAGATGAAGAATTAGCTTCAGTTGCAAATGAAAAATTCTCTGGTAAAAGTAAATCGACGCATGATTTATTAGACGATCCAAAACTTAGTTCTTTACCGGCAGTCGAAACTGATGATGATAAAAAACGAGATATTTCTGAAGTGGAATTACATCAAGAAGAATTAGAAAATATTCGGAAGAAATTAAAAGGTAGTGATGGTAAGAAACCAAAATCTAGTAAATCTTCAACGAAAATCGATGTTGAAGAAAAGGATGAAGAAGAAGATGATGAAGAAGAAGAGGaagaatattattttggaaaagatcgacatgatgaaaagaaaaagaaaat GGAAAATATACGAAAAGAAATACGTgacttaaaaaaagattttcaagataataaaaagaaacatgTAGAAGAAAAACAGAAAACTGAAACAGAACGAACAAAACGTAGTGAAACATTACAAGATTACGATGACACAATCGTTAAATATGCTGAAAAACAGAAAACTTTACCAAAGAAAGGAGCATCAAGGGAAGAATTTACTttacaattattgaaaaaatttcaacagaaattaGGTGCAGCCAAAGAAAAAGTTGGAGAAAATGATGATGCTCAAACTAAACCGTTAGACGATGAAGACGAAGAAAATGAAGATGATACTTG gctGGCACATAAATTATCATTTGCAGATAATGTACCAGTATTAGCACGTGATGCAAACACAAAAGATGATGCTTGGTATGATTTAAATGATCCTAGAAATCCAATAAATAAAAGACGTCgtgaagaaagtaaaaaaatgttacataagAAAGGTGGAAGCGGAAGCGGAAGTAGTAGTGGACATAGTCGACATAGGCgttaa
- the LOC123299812 gene encoding uncharacterized protein LOC123299812 isoform X1, which produces MEEKFNMEEKLNMLTFEEILPLRRASSMKRQQSQTNSLKGPLRVIRLCLLAIILPGILIAGPLYIRYHMYSGQIYPLAISDMRLIDNKVSTTWCQRQHVKVNTTFNAFLLADTPKLIREKRIHTMVRELRLWDDMKEYWGFYLLKGSTVTVSTCTRWPGSSLTVIRGHKHLHECAYIGDDSSEEIDELMESIRESNIDPAAVKSTLPQLQESETNQHDTSAPSNRPTNMKRHRSDVQFHDVKHNLSKPNENHTLHSQINEIDDHDLIDKKQMTILLAKLYEKSNNKRVKVPTQTYEDHIHKYRNQSVNQDERNNLKFASNAAKREHTSRNRSTIGHKIHQQPIVLTPEPEKKIDDKTPTSEEVFQRALNLIEARGDKGKRILQRLVEKYNLGNSSLNQNQTKNESEANLKKLLNNAFHEHPTTGSNQNVFNASSTSERNLNISLPKNNSKMDETRDQKLIREKRDLVFKLAKNLNTPDEEKDAAFEEGLSPDGIADHHEVLNETTLDDRSNSEFWSSFSSSEEALLNCAGLILNLPLTPHMECEEERPNSEAFGAKSLPNRITYTVPSNGYYFFVFNSENEVQENYLRIQFDLHKTVYDVNNSVARCLNSTGDCSLNLQFFSNEKLVLELPIIGLNDSQVSEEYVVISECEPRTSIYVVCVLAVPLVILLFAFQ; this is translated from the exons atggaagaaaaatttaatatggagGAGAAACTTAATATGTTAACGTTTGAAG aaattttaccaTTACGGCGTGCCAGTTCTATGAAACGTCAACAATCACAAACGAATTCACTAAAAGGACCATTACGTGTAATACGTTTATGCCTGTTAGCCATAATATTACCGGGTATCCTAATTGCTGGACCACTATACATACGATATCATATGTATTCAGGACAAATATATCCATTAGCTATATCCGATATGcgattaattgataataaagtATCAACAACATGGTGTCAG CGACAACATGTCAAAGTAAATACCACATTCAACGCATTTTTGTTAGCAGATACACCAAAATTGATACGTGAAAAGCGTATACATACAATGGTACGTGAATTGAGATTATGGGATGATATGAAAGAATATTGGGgcttttatttgttaaaaggtTCAACTGTTACTGTTTCAACATGTACGAG ATGGCCAGGATCATCACTAACCGTAATTCGAGGACATAAACATTTACATGAATGTGCTTATATTGGTGACGATTCCTCAGAAGAGATTGACGAATTAATGGAATCAATACGTGAAAGTAATATTGATCCAGCTGCggtcaaatcaaccctaccACAATTGCAAGAATCGGAAACAAACCAGCATGACACAAGCGCTCCATCAAATCGACCAACAAATATGAAACGACATCGTTCAGACGTACAATTTCACGACGTAAAACATAATCTTTCAAAACCGAACGAGAATCATACACTTCATTCGCAGATTAATGAAATCGATGATCACGATTTAatcgataaaaaacaaatgactaTTTTACTAGCAAAGTTATATGAAAAGTCCAATAATAAGCGTGTCAAGGTCCCAACGCAAACGTACGAAGATCATATTCATAAGTATCGTAATCAAAGTGTTAACCAAGACGAacgtaataatttgaaatttgcgTCAAATGCTGCGAAACGGGAACATACTTCTCGAAATCGTTCAACTATCGGACACAAAATACATCAACAACCGATTGTACTTACACCTgaaccagaaaaaaaaattgatgataaaaCACCAACCTCGGAGGAAGTATTTCAACGTGCATTAAATCTAATCGAAGCGCGTGGTGATAAAGGAAAACGGATTTTACAACGTTTAGTTGAGAAATATAATCTTGGAAATAGTTCATTGAATCAAAATCAAACAAAGAATGAATCAGAAGCAAATTTGAAGAAGCTTTTAAATAACGCTTTTCATGAGCATCCCACGACTGGAAGTAATCAAAATGTCTTTAATGCTTCTTCAACTAGTGaaagaaatttgaatatttccttgccgaaaaataattcgaaaatggATGAAACTAGGGATCAAAAATTGATACGTGAAAAACGTGACTTAGTATTTAAATTGGCTAAGAATTTAAATACACCTGATGAAGAGAAAGATGCAGCTTTTGAGGAG ggTTTATCACCTGATGGTATTGCTGATCATCATGAAGTATTAAACGAAACAACTTTAGATGATCGATCCAATTCGGAATTTTGGTCATCGTTTTCAAGTAGTGAAGAAGCCCTATTAAATTGTGCtggtttaatattaaatttaccaCTAACACCCCATATGGAATGTGAAGAAGAAAGGCCGAATAGTGAAGCATTCGGTGCAAAAAGTTTACCAAATCGTATCACATACAC cgtTCCATCGAATGGATATTACTTTTTCGTATTCAACAGCGAAAATGAAGTACAAGAGAATTATCTACGCATACAATTCGATTTACATAAAACAGTTTATGATGTAAATAATTCCGTTGCAAGATGTCTTAATTCAACTGGTGATTGttcattaaatttacaatttttctcaaatgaaaaattagttttagaaTTACCAATTATTGGTTTGAATGATAGTCAAGTGAGCGAAGAATATGTTGTAATTTCCGAATGTGAGCCGCGTACTTCAATTTATGTGGTCTGTGTTTTAGCTGTACCATTAGTTATTCTATTATTTGCATTTCAATAA
- the LOC123299812 gene encoding uncharacterized protein LOC123299812 isoform X2 — protein sequence MVSDTPKLIREKRIHTMVRELRLWDDMKEYWGFYLLKGSTVTVSTCTRWPGSSLTVIRGHKHLHECAYIGDDSSEEIDELMESIRESNIDPAAVKSTLPQLQESETNQHDTSAPSNRPTNMKRHRSDVQFHDVKHNLSKPNENHTLHSQINEIDDHDLIDKKQMTILLAKLYEKSNNKRVKVPTQTYEDHIHKYRNQSVNQDERNNLKFASNAAKREHTSRNRSTIGHKIHQQPIVLTPEPEKKIDDKTPTSEEVFQRALNLIEARGDKGKRILQRLVEKYNLGNSSLNQNQTKNESEANLKKLLNNAFHEHPTTGSNQNVFNASSTSERNLNISLPKNNSKMDETRDQKLIREKRDLVFKLAKNLNTPDEEKDAAFEEGLSPDGIADHHEVLNETTLDDRSNSEFWSSFSSSEEALLNCAGLILNLPLTPHMECEEERPNSEAFGAKSLPNRITYTVPSNGYYFFVFNSENEVQENYLRIQFDLHKTVYDVNNSVARCLNSTGDCSLNLQFFSNEKLVLELPIIGLNDSQVSEEYVVISECEPRTSIYVVCVLAVPLVILLFAFQ from the exons ATGGTGTCAG ATACACCAAAATTGATACGTGAAAAGCGTATACATACAATGGTACGTGAATTGAGATTATGGGATGATATGAAAGAATATTGGGgcttttatttgttaaaaggtTCAACTGTTACTGTTTCAACATGTACGAG ATGGCCAGGATCATCACTAACCGTAATTCGAGGACATAAACATTTACATGAATGTGCTTATATTGGTGACGATTCCTCAGAAGAGATTGACGAATTAATGGAATCAATACGTGAAAGTAATATTGATCCAGCTGCggtcaaatcaaccctaccACAATTGCAAGAATCGGAAACAAACCAGCATGACACAAGCGCTCCATCAAATCGACCAACAAATATGAAACGACATCGTTCAGACGTACAATTTCACGACGTAAAACATAATCTTTCAAAACCGAACGAGAATCATACACTTCATTCGCAGATTAATGAAATCGATGATCACGATTTAatcgataaaaaacaaatgactaTTTTACTAGCAAAGTTATATGAAAAGTCCAATAATAAGCGTGTCAAGGTCCCAACGCAAACGTACGAAGATCATATTCATAAGTATCGTAATCAAAGTGTTAACCAAGACGAacgtaataatttgaaatttgcgTCAAATGCTGCGAAACGGGAACATACTTCTCGAAATCGTTCAACTATCGGACACAAAATACATCAACAACCGATTGTACTTACACCTgaaccagaaaaaaaaattgatgataaaaCACCAACCTCGGAGGAAGTATTTCAACGTGCATTAAATCTAATCGAAGCGCGTGGTGATAAAGGAAAACGGATTTTACAACGTTTAGTTGAGAAATATAATCTTGGAAATAGTTCATTGAATCAAAATCAAACAAAGAATGAATCAGAAGCAAATTTGAAGAAGCTTTTAAATAACGCTTTTCATGAGCATCCCACGACTGGAAGTAATCAAAATGTCTTTAATGCTTCTTCAACTAGTGaaagaaatttgaatatttccttgccgaaaaataattcgaaaatggATGAAACTAGGGATCAAAAATTGATACGTGAAAAACGTGACTTAGTATTTAAATTGGCTAAGAATTTAAATACACCTGATGAAGAGAAAGATGCAGCTTTTGAGGAG ggTTTATCACCTGATGGTATTGCTGATCATCATGAAGTATTAAACGAAACAACTTTAGATGATCGATCCAATTCGGAATTTTGGTCATCGTTTTCAAGTAGTGAAGAAGCCCTATTAAATTGTGCtggtttaatattaaatttaccaCTAACACCCCATATGGAATGTGAAGAAGAAAGGCCGAATAGTGAAGCATTCGGTGCAAAAAGTTTACCAAATCGTATCACATACAC cgtTCCATCGAATGGATATTACTTTTTCGTATTCAACAGCGAAAATGAAGTACAAGAGAATTATCTACGCATACAATTCGATTTACATAAAACAGTTTATGATGTAAATAATTCCGTTGCAAGATGTCTTAATTCAACTGGTGATTGttcattaaatttacaatttttctcaaatgaaaaattagttttagaaTTACCAATTATTGGTTTGAATGATAGTCAAGTGAGCGAAGAATATGTTGTAATTTCCGAATGTGAGCCGCGTACTTCAATTTATGTGGTCTGTGTTTTAGCTGTACCATTAGTTATTCTATTATTTGCATTTCAATAA